Genomic DNA from Flavobacterium sp. N502540:
AGCATAATGGAACACGGATTTTACAGATATTCTAACGCGGATTTTTGCGGATTTTTATCAGCGTTGCTTGCATCCGTTTTATCAGCGTTCAATTTTTATTCTTCCAAATTTAAATAAAACAAATCACTTGCTATTCCATCTGTTAAAAATTTTCCTTTTAAAGTTGGTCTAAGAATGTTGTTTTCAATTGAAAGCAAATCATCGGTTAAGAATTTTTGAGATTGTTTTAGTAAATAATTCAAATATTCCGATCCGAATTCGTTTTCAATTCTTTCCAGAGAAACGCCCCAAATGGTTCGTAGCCCGGTCATAATATATTCATTATAACGATCTGAAACAGTCAGAATTTCCGTTTCAATAGGAAGTTCATCATGCTGAATTGCTTTTAGATACAAAGCGTTATTCGCTACATTCCAGCCTCTTTTGTGGCCGTCAAAACTATGAGCCGATGGTCCAATTCCAATGTATTTTTTGCCCAGCCAATATGCCGAATTGTTTTTGGAGAAGTAACCTTCCTTTCCAAAATTGGATAATTCGTAGTGAATAAAACCATTTTTCTGAAGTATATCAACCAGAATCATAAAATGATTGGAAGCTGCTTCGTCTTGTGGTTCTGCAATTTTACCGGTGTCAATTAGTTTTTTTAAAGCTGTTTTGGGCTCCACTGTCAAAGCATAACTCGAAATATGTGGAATCCCGAAGCTTAAAGCGGTTTCGATATTTTGTTTCCACATTTCGTCAGTCAGACCGGGGATTCCGTAAATCAGATCGAGTGAAATATTATCGAAATATTTTGTTGCTTCTTCTAAACATTTTTTGGCTTCCACCGAATTATGAGCACGATTCATCATCTTTAAATCGTCTTCATAAAAAGACTGAATTCCAATGCTTAAACGGTTTATAGGGCTTTTAGATAATTCCAGAATACGCTCAGGAGATAAATCATCGGGATTGGCTTCGAGCGTGATCTCCGGATTCTCTGCAACATTGTAATTCTTGTAAACGGTCTCTATTAAAAAGTTTATCTCATCATTACTTAAAACGGATGGGGTGCCGCCACCAAAATATATAGTCTCTATTTGATTGTCACTTCGAGCAGAGTCCGTAAGGTTCAATTCATTTTTTCGCAGGATAATTTCTTTGGCTAAAGCCAAAACCATCTCGTCTTTCTTTTTCATTGAAGTCGAAAAATGAAAGTCGCAATAGTGACAAGCCTGCTTGCAAAAAGGGATATGGATGTAGATGCCGCTCATTTATAGTATTCAGTGTTCAGATTTTCAGTGTTCAGGTTTTTAACTTTAAAAGATGAGTATTAAGCAGATGAATACTGCTTACTCTTTTTTAACTCCAAATTTTTCAGGATTTAGAAGCATATAGTTAATTAGTTTTCCTATTTCAGTACTCTCAGAGAGGAGTTCTTTGTATAGATCGCTAGAAATATATTTACAGGCAAAAGCAAATTCCAACCAAACTTGTGTTTCTGAATTTTCTCCATCAGAGTCAGTTAACTTGCTGTAAAAGTGCTTAGGATAAATCCTCTTTCGATATGCCTCAGCAATAGTTACAGGAACACTTCGTGAAGAGCGTCTAATTTGATCGGTCAATGAGTATATCTCTTCTTTTGGAAATGATTTTGAAATTTCAAATATTTTCATTGCTAAAGAAAAAGATTTTTTATAAGCTAATAAATCTTGAAATGTCATCCGGTATTATTTATTGTTTAAAAAACTGAACACTAAAAAGTTGATCACTGATCACTTATTTTTTAACTCGTTCTTCATTCTGTTTCACAAAAGCATCCCAACCCGAATAACTTTTACCGGCAATAACTTTACTGGAATTAAAATGATGACAAACGGCAGCCGCAAGACCATCTGTTGAGTCGAGGTTTTTGGGTAATTCTTTTAGTCCAAGAAGCTGCTGGAGCATTTTTGCTACCTGTTCTTTGCTGGCATTTCCGTTTCCGGTAATCGCCATTTTGATCTTTTTGGGTTCGTATTCAGTGATCGGAATCCCTCTCGAGAGTCCCGCTGCCATTGCAACACCCTGTGCACGCCCTAATTTCAGCATCGATTGAACGTTTTTGCCAAAGAAAGGAGCTTCAATTGCAATTTCGTCCGGATGGTGCGTTTCTATTAGTTCGATAGTACGCTCAAATATGATTTTTAATTTTTGGTAATGATTGTCGTATTTGGATAATTGCAGTTCGTTAAGCTGCAGAAATTCCATTTTTTTATTGGTGACTTTAATTAATCCAAAACCCATGATTGTGGTTCCGGGGTCAATACCTAATATGATGCGTTCTTTTG
This window encodes:
- the hemW gene encoding radical SAM family heme chaperone HemW, whose protein sequence is MSGIYIHIPFCKQACHYCDFHFSTSMKKKDEMVLALAKEIILRKNELNLTDSARSDNQIETIYFGGGTPSVLSNDEINFLIETVYKNYNVAENPEITLEANPDDLSPERILELSKSPINRLSIGIQSFYEDDLKMMNRAHNSVEAKKCLEEATKYFDNISLDLIYGIPGLTDEMWKQNIETALSFGIPHISSYALTVEPKTALKKLIDTGKIAEPQDEAASNHFMILVDILQKNGFIHYELSNFGKEGYFSKNNSAYWLGKKYIGIGPSAHSFDGHKRGWNVANNALYLKAIQHDELPIETEILTVSDRYNEYIMTGLRTIWGVSLERIENEFGSEYLNYLLKQSQKFLTDDLLSIENNILRPTLKGKFLTDGIASDLFYLNLEE
- a CDS encoding four helix bundle protein gives rise to the protein MTFQDLLAYKKSFSLAMKIFEISKSFPKEEIYSLTDQIRRSSRSVPVTIAEAYRKRIYPKHFYSKLTDSDGENSETQVWLEFAFACKYISSDLYKELLSESTEIGKLINYMLLNPEKFGVKKE
- the ruvC gene encoding crossover junction endodeoxyribonuclease RuvC, whose product is MTKERIILGIDPGTTIMGFGLIKVTNKKMEFLQLNELQLSKYDNHYQKLKIIFERTIELIETHHPDEIAIEAPFFGKNVQSMLKLGRAQGVAMAAGLSRGIPITEYEPKKIKMAITGNGNASKEQVAKMLQQLLGLKELPKNLDSTDGLAAAVCHHFNSSKVIAGKSYSGWDAFVKQNEERVKK